A region of Streptomyces cinnamoneus DNA encodes the following proteins:
- the purF gene encoding amidophosphoribosyltransferase, with amino-acid sequence MPRGDGRLNHDLLPGEKGPQDACGVFGVWAPGEEVAKLTYFGLYALQHRGQESAGIAVSNGSQILVFKDMGLVSQVFDETSLGSLQGHIAVGHARYSTTGASVWENAQPTFRATANGSIALGHNGNLVNTAELAEMVAALPRENGRANQVAATNDTDLVTALLAGQTDDDGKPLTVEQAAAKVLPGVKGAFCLVFMDEHTLYAARDPQGIRPLVLGRLERGWVVASETAALDICGATFVREIEPGEMIAIDENGLRTSRFAEAKPRGCVFEYVYLARPDTEIAGRNVYLSRVEMGRKLAAEAPVDADLVIPTPESGTPAAVGYAEASGIPYGTGLVKNSYVGRTFIQPSQTIRQLGIRLKLNPLKEVIKGKRLVVVDDSIVRGNTQRALVRMLREAGAAEVHVRISSPPVKWPCFFGIDFATRAELIANGMTVDEIGKSLGADSLAYISLDGMVEATTIAKPNLCRACFDGEYPMELPDPELLGKQLLETELAGGSDAADALRRP; translated from the coding sequence GTGCCTCGTGGTGACGGACGACTCAACCACGACCTGCTTCCCGGCGAAAAGGGCCCCCAGGACGCTTGCGGCGTCTTCGGTGTCTGGGCTCCGGGTGAAGAGGTCGCCAAACTCACCTATTTCGGGCTGTATGCGCTGCAGCACCGTGGACAGGAGTCCGCGGGCATCGCGGTGAGCAACGGCTCCCAGATCCTCGTTTTCAAGGACATGGGACTGGTGTCCCAGGTCTTCGACGAAACCTCCCTCGGCTCCCTCCAGGGCCACATCGCGGTCGGTCACGCCCGCTACTCCACCACCGGAGCCTCGGTGTGGGAGAACGCGCAACCGACCTTCCGGGCGACCGCCAACGGCTCCATCGCGCTGGGCCACAACGGAAACCTGGTCAACACCGCCGAGCTGGCCGAGATGGTCGCCGCCCTCCCCCGGGAGAACGGCAGGGCCAACCAGGTCGCGGCGACCAACGACACCGACCTGGTGACCGCCCTGCTGGCCGGCCAGACCGACGACGACGGCAAGCCGCTGACCGTCGAGCAGGCCGCCGCCAAGGTGCTGCCCGGCGTCAAGGGCGCCTTCTGCCTCGTCTTCATGGACGAGCACACGCTCTACGCCGCCCGTGACCCGCAGGGCATCCGCCCGCTGGTCCTCGGCCGCCTGGAGCGCGGCTGGGTGGTGGCCTCGGAGACGGCCGCCCTGGACATCTGCGGTGCCACCTTCGTGCGCGAGATCGAGCCGGGCGAGATGATCGCCATCGACGAGAACGGCCTGCGGACCTCCCGCTTCGCCGAGGCGAAGCCCCGTGGCTGTGTCTTCGAGTACGTCTACCTGGCCCGCCCCGACACCGAGATCGCCGGCCGCAACGTCTACCTCTCCCGGGTGGAGATGGGCCGCAAGCTCGCCGCCGAGGCCCCGGTCGACGCCGACCTGGTGATACCGACTCCGGAGTCCGGCACGCCGGCCGCCGTCGGCTACGCCGAGGCCAGCGGGATCCCGTACGGCACCGGTCTGGTCAAGAACTCCTACGTCGGCCGGACCTTCATCCAGCCGAGCCAGACCATCCGCCAGCTCGGCATCCGGCTCAAGCTCAATCCGCTCAAGGAAGTCATCAAGGGCAAGCGCCTGGTGGTCGTCGACGACTCCATCGTCCGCGGCAACACCCAGCGCGCGCTCGTGCGGATGCTGCGCGAGGCCGGGGCCGCCGAGGTCCACGTGCGGATCTCCTCCCCGCCGGTGAAGTGGCCCTGTTTCTTCGGCATCGACTTCGCCACCCGCGCGGAGCTGATCGCCAACGGCATGACGGTCGACGAGATCGGCAAGTCGCTGGGCGCGGACTCCCTGGCGTACATCTCCCTCGACGGGATGGTCGAGGCGACCACCATCGCCAAGCCGAACCTCTGCCGTGCCTGTTTCGACGGCGAGTACCCGATGGAGCTGCCCGACCCCGAGCTGCTCGGCAAGCAGCTTCTGGAGACCGAGCTGGCCGGCGGCTCGGACGCCGCCGACGCGCTGCGCCGTCCGTAG
- a CDS encoding sterol carrier family protein: MAPRPRTYHHTKTRAAVTAQLQNLRAAVEALGEEQFGLPTGVDGRTVSELVAATAETVALVDRYLEQPAPPAREITATEWPSTTRPAAGEPAAETAAAAATDPRAPLGRAASRFAELTAVAPADRLLATPFGAMRLDDFLVTRCVELVVHTDDLATALGVEIPYDRQALATATRLLADALAARAPGGSVEVRIPPFAVVQCVEGPRHTRGTPPNVVETDPLTWIRLAAGRIEWSDAVERASVTASGERADISAQLPLLG; encoded by the coding sequence ATGGCCCCACGCCCCCGCACGTACCACCACACGAAAACCCGCGCGGCCGTGACCGCGCAGCTCCAGAACCTCCGCGCCGCCGTGGAAGCGCTCGGCGAGGAGCAGTTCGGGCTGCCCACGGGCGTGGACGGCCGGACCGTCAGCGAGTTGGTCGCCGCGACGGCCGAAACCGTCGCCCTGGTCGACCGTTACCTGGAGCAACCGGCGCCGCCCGCACGGGAGATCACGGCGACCGAGTGGCCTTCCACGACGAGGCCCGCAGCGGGGGAACCCGCCGCGGAGACCGCCGCCGCGGCCGCGACGGACCCCCGCGCCCCGCTCGGCCGCGCGGCGTCCCGATTCGCCGAACTGACCGCCGTGGCACCGGCCGACCGTCTCCTCGCGACCCCCTTCGGGGCGATGCGCCTGGACGACTTCCTGGTCACCCGCTGCGTCGAACTCGTCGTCCACACCGACGATCTGGCCACCGCCCTGGGCGTGGAGATCCCCTACGACCGGCAGGCCCTGGCCACCGCCACGCGCCTGCTCGCCGACGCCCTGGCCGCACGCGCGCCCGGGGGCTCCGTGGAGGTCCGGATCCCGCCGTTCGCCGTCGTGCAGTGCGTCGAAGGGCCCCGCCACACCCGAGGCACGCCGCCGAACGTCGTGGAGACCGACCCCCTGACCTGGATCCGCCTGGCGGCGGGCCGCATCGAGTGGTCCGACGCGGTGGAGCGGGCGAGCGTCACAGCCAGTGGCGAACGGGCGGACATCTCCGCACAACTGCCGCTGCTCGGCTGA